The proteins below are encoded in one region of Triticum aestivum cultivar Chinese Spring chromosome 1B, IWGSC CS RefSeq v2.1, whole genome shotgun sequence:
- the LOC123142823 gene encoding probable nucleolar protein 5-2, with translation MLVLFETPAGFALFKVLDEGKLSSVEDLWKDFASSDKARKVVELKAFNKFENTSDALSAATLLIDSKPSKGLRKFLQKHCDGETLAVADSKLGNAIKEKLQIDCLHNSAVMELMRGLRNQLTELMSGLAEHDLGPMSLGLSHSLSRYKLKFSPEKVDTMIIQAIGLLDDLDKELNTYAMRVREWYGWHFPELTKIVADNIHYAKAVKMMGNRVNAVNLDFSEILPEDVEAELKEAAVISMGTEVNDLDLSNIRELCDQVLALSEYRGQLYDYLKSRMNTIAPNLTALVGELVGARLISHGGSLMNLAKQPGSTIQILGAEKALFRALKTKHATPKYGLIYHASLIGQAAPKHKGKISRSLAAKSALAIRYDALADGDDNSMGLESRIKLETRLRVLEGKELGRSAGSTKGKPKIEAYEKDRKGGGALITPAKTYNSAADLVLGQTTEETPKKSEVASKKRKHQEEEPTAEAAEEDGEQEKEKSKKKKKKSKDMEEIPAAVTDASENKKKKKSKETEETPAANTDGEKKKKKKKSDAEDAPMEIDVSAKKDKKKKKKHADE, from the exons ATGTTGGTGCTCTTCGAGACGCCCGCGGGGTTCGCCCTCTTCAAGGTGCTGGACGAGGGGAAGCTCAGCAGCGTCGAG GATCTGTGGAAGGACTTTGCTTCCTCGGACAAAGCAAGAAAG GTGGTTGAGCTCAAGGCTTTCAACAAGTTTGAAAATACCTCGGATGCTCTTTCAGCGGCTACTTTGCTAATTGATAGCAAGCCCAGCAAGGGTCTGCGCAAGTTCCTGCAGAAGCACTGTGATGGTGAAACATTGGCTGTTGCTGATTCTAAACTTGGGAATGCCATCAAAGAAAAGCTG CAAATTGATTGCCTTCACAACTCTGCTGTTATGGAACTGATGAGAGGGCTGAGGAACCAGCTCACTGAACTTATGTCTGGACTAGCTGAGCATGATCTAGGTCCAATGAGCCTAGGATTGTCCCACAGCTTGTCTAGGTATAAACTCAAGTTCAGCCCTGAAAAG GTTGATACTATGATCATTCAGGCCATTGgcttgttggatgatcttgacaaggAGCTTAACACTTATGCTATGAGGGTCCGTGAATGGTACGGTTGGCACTTTCCGGAGCTCACAAAAATTGTTGCAGATAATATCCATTACGCGAAAGCTGTGAAGATGATGGGCAATCGTGTTAATGCAGTTAACCTTGACTTCTCTGAG ATACTGCCAGAAGATGTGGAAGCAGAGCTGAAGGAAGCAGCTGTCATTTCCATGGGAACAGAAGTTAATGATCTTGACCTCTCAAACATTAGGGAACTGTGTGATCAAGTCCTGGCTCTTTCTGAGTACAGAGGCCAGCTCTATGACTATCTAAAAAGTAGGATGAACACCATTGCTCCCAACTTGACTGCACTTGTTGGTGAACTTGTTGGCGCTCGCCTTATTTCCCATGGTGGTAGTTTGATGAATCTGGCGAAGCAGCCTGGCAGCACTATTCAGATTCTGGGGGCAGAGAAG GCCTTATTCAGAGCTCTGAAGACAAAGCATGCTACACCAAAGTATGGTCTCATCTATCATGCATCATTAATTGGACAGGCGGCTCCGAAGCACAAGGGAAAGATCTCTCGTTCGCTTGCTGCTAAGAGTGCACTTGCCATAAGATATGATGCCCTTGCTGACGGTGACGATAACTCCATGGGTCTTGAAAGCAGGATCAAG CTTGAAACACGGCTCCGAGTTCTCGAGGGTAAAGAACTTGGGAGGTCTGCTGGTTCCACGAAAGGAAAGCCCAAGATAGAAGCGTATGAAAAGGACCGGAAGGGTGGTGGTGCTCTGATCACTCCCGCTAAA ACTTACAACTCAGCAGCAGATCTTGTGCTTGGACAAaccactgaagaaacgccaaagaaGTCAGAAGTTGCTTCAAAGAAGAGGAAGCACCAAGAGGAAGAACCTACTGCGGAGGCAGCTGAAGAGGACGGCGAGCAGGAGAAagagaagtccaagaagaagaagaagaaatccaagGACATGGAGGAGATTCCAGCAGCTGTCACCGACGCTAGtgagaacaagaaaaagaagaagagcaaggagaccGAGGAGACCCCTGCAGCCAACACCGACGgcgagaagaaaaaaaagaagaagaaatcagACGCCGAGGACGCCCCCATGGAGATCGACGTGTCCGctaagaaggacaagaagaagaagaagaagcacgctgATGAGTGA